The genomic segment TTACGCTTCACCACTTCTACTCTGGCCTGAGTCATTAACCAAACTCCCAAAGCAAATTTATCACCACTATAACCCGAATCTGCCCAGATAACTTGTACTTTTTCCAACACTTGTGGTTGCTCTTCCACGAGTTCGCATAATGCATAGCTGGCCAAAGTGCGCTCGCTACTGTTACCTTCAGCCACAAGCACCTTGATGACTAATCCCAGGCTATCTACCAGTATTTGCCTCTT from the Roseofilum casamattae BLCC-M143 genome contains:
- a CDS encoding transposase translates to KRQILVDSLGLVIKVLVAEGNSSERTLASYALCELVEEQPQVLEKVQVIWADSGYSGDKFALGVWLMTQARVEVVKRKSKEFEALPKRWLVERTFGWWNRYYRLSKDYEKLPEVSEAAIYAVMTHLMLRRLAS